A single window of Fischerella sp. PCC 9605 DNA harbors:
- a CDS encoding tetratricopeptide repeat protein — protein sequence MKPKNTLKPAFFKTVSCLTLGILTITNTSQLVVAEIGSSAVTRQHTLAQFSGSDSQSQERSQLVQTANTLFSQGDLTGAEENLRKLIKKYPKDAFGHYQLGNVLFRQDKKEDAIKAYQEAIRIDSKYALAHNAIGIVFADQERWEEAIVEYNKALAINPNYGDALTNLAQALWIQGKRNEAIASLEKALNIFKEQNRPQKVERIEKILREMKTGDDPTVS from the coding sequence ATGAAACCAAAGAATACTCTCAAGCCAGCTTTTTTTAAAACTGTTAGTTGCTTGACGTTAGGTATCTTAACTATCACGAATACGTCTCAATTGGTTGTTGCAGAGATAGGAAGTTCTGCTGTGACTAGACAACACACGCTAGCGCAGTTCTCTGGTTCTGACAGTCAATCGCAAGAGCGATCGCAACTTGTGCAAACTGCAAATACCCTATTCAGCCAGGGTGATTTGACTGGTGCAGAAGAAAATTTACGTAAGCTAATCAAGAAGTACCCAAAGGATGCCTTTGGACACTACCAGTTAGGGAATGTCCTGTTTCGTCAGGATAAAAAAGAAGATGCAATCAAAGCATATCAAGAAGCGATTCGCATAGATTCTAAATACGCACTTGCACACAATGCCATTGGGATTGTTTTTGCAGATCAAGAGCGATGGGAAGAAGCCATTGTAGAGTATAATAAAGCACTAGCAATCAATCCTAACTATGGTGATGCACTCACAAATTTAGCTCAGGCGCTTTGGATACAAGGCAAGCGAAATGAAGCGATCGCATCCTTGGAAAAAGCTTTAAATATTTTTAAAGAGCAAAATAGACCTCAGAAAGTAGAACGCATTGAAAAGATTTTACGGGAAATGAAAACTGGTGATGACCCGACAGTTTCGTAA
- a CDS encoding helix-turn-helix domain-containing protein has protein sequence MAADGKKDETIVQALHVSVATVERTRKQFVCENLKETLKEKKRPGKPRKLTNFAEAYLIATTCSDAPAGSTRWTLRMLADQLVSLEIVVESELSVLLRQCLQRRIPNIETLQKEVSTWQGDRNINQVCVDWRFRTEDARVKLSKIYPTQQN, from the coding sequence ATGGCAGCAGATGGCAAGAAGGATGAGACAATAGTACAAGCGTTACATGTGTCTGTGGCCACAGTGGAGCGAACTCGTAAACAGTTCGTTTGTGAAAATTTAAAAGAAACATTAAAAGAGAAAAAGCGTCCAGGTAAGCCAAGAAAGTTAACTAATTTTGCGGAAGCATACTTAATAGCAACAACTTGTAGTGATGCACCTGCTGGGAGTACACGTTGGACTTTAAGAATGTTAGCAGACCAGCTTGTGAGTTTAGAAATAGTGGTTGAATCTGAATTGTCTGTACTCCTCCGTCAATGTCTTCAACGAAGAATTCCTAATATTGAAACTTTACAAAAAGAGGTTTCAACTTGGCAAGGCGATCGCAATATTAATCAAGTTTGTGTAGATTGGCGTTTTCGTACAGAAGATGCAAGAGTTAAGCTTTCAAAGATTTATCCAACCCAACAAAATTAA
- a CDS encoding DUF928 domain-containing protein, whose protein sequence is MNINLRPIKLVLAIALSSTSLLATFTLVAAQSSVSTPTKTSQVTSTQPSTKEPIRVDLPEVPPGPAPGGRRFGGARRGSCPDVKPPLTALVPLTEQPASVTNVWGLTTEERPKLWFYLPYTKSAGYPVEFVLLDDESKDPVYNTAIALPEKAGVIGVPIPQSVPPLQVGKRYRWFFNVYCDPQKQSAPIYVEGVILRKDLNQSVAKQLQTAQPLQQVAIYANNAFWYDALTTLAEMRQKNPQNRTLETEWTDLLAAVGLDDLATQPLIIQ, encoded by the coding sequence ATGAATATCAATTTACGGCCAATTAAACTGGTTTTGGCAATTGCCCTCAGTAGCACTAGCTTACTTGCTACTTTCACTTTGGTTGCGGCACAGTCTTCTGTATCAACCCCTACTAAAACTTCACAAGTAACTTCAACTCAACCATCAACTAAGGAACCCATTCGTGTTGATTTGCCTGAAGTACCGCCAGGCCCTGCTCCTGGAGGTCGCCGCTTTGGTGGAGCGAGACGAGGTAGCTGTCCGGATGTTAAACCTCCTTTAACTGCCCTAGTACCCTTAACTGAGCAACCAGCCTCGGTGACAAATGTCTGGGGATTGACAACTGAAGAACGCCCGAAGTTATGGTTTTATCTACCCTATACCAAGAGCGCTGGCTATCCGGTTGAGTTTGTATTGCTGGATGATGAGTCAAAAGATCCGGTCTACAATACGGCGATCGCTCTACCAGAAAAAGCAGGTGTGATCGGTGTTCCTATCCCACAGAGTGTTCCACCACTACAAGTGGGCAAACGCTATCGCTGGTTTTTCAACGTCTACTGCGATCCCCAAAAGCAATCAGCCCCCATTTATGTTGAAGGAGTCATTTTGCGAAAAGACCTCAACCAGAGTGTAGCTAAGCAGCTACAAACAGCGCAGCCCCTACAGCAAGTTGCTATTTATGCCAACAATGCTTTTTGGTACGATGCGCTAACCACACTGGCAGAAATGCGGCAGAAAAATCCGCAAAATCGCACACTTGAGACAGAGTGGACAGATTTGTTAGCAGCGGTTGGCTTGGATGACTTGGCAACTCAGCCTTTGATTATCCAATAA
- a CDS encoding CHASE2 domain-containing protein — MGKLVVLKFADGSFDRGFAVTLQIGEEGQLPSSEIAGRLPPAAELLQKYKEWQSSYLKLGNFYRLSADEVQVTNVSFAQECDKTAHVLRSHLNTWLLATAFRPVREKWLERLLPTDNIRVILQTENRELQRLPWHLWDVLERYPKAEIALAPPRYERIATKKTHNNKVNILAIIGNSQGIDTQADKALLETLPVADVSFLVEPQRQELNDYLWRKNWDILFFAGHSSSQGNNGIGRIYLNKTDSLTIEELKYALKKAVERGLQLAIFNSCDGLGIAEQLADLHIPQMIVMREPVPDLVAQEFLKYFLEGFAGGEPFYLAVREAREHLQGLEDRFPCATWLPVICQNLAQLPPTWEGITGRVAPKKTVQQISVASHLRRFTQILFYSVAITATISGLRILGVLQDLELQAFDWMMRSRSVLISEDPDPRLLLVTINDADIAAQRRKGESLKGTSLSDQSLLRLLEKLQQYQPRAIGLDIYRDFPAESPDLINRLKQTPNLVGVCKGSDAAVNTTGIEPPPEIPKSRLGFSDFIHDPDGVVRRHLLFMNQEATSPCPTDYALSLQLAFRYLEAEGVKPKFTPKGDLQLGRTIFTRLQSRTGGYQNIDANGGQIFLNYRSAKRVAEQVTLTQLLSAQVNPNAIKNRIVLIGVAAKGDFPDYWATPYSGKLDNQMPGVLLQAHMVSQILSAVLDERPLLRTWRPLAEVMWIGVWSLAGGLLVWRIQYPSTRLAIFIVVCSGILYIFCLGLFIQGYWVPFIPSALTLVGTVGITSIQNTLRKTAPRLQNKSIVNY; from the coding sequence TTTGACCGAGGGTTTGCTGTCACGCTGCAAATAGGTGAAGAAGGTCAACTACCTTCATCGGAAATTGCAGGTAGATTACCTCCAGCGGCGGAATTATTACAAAAGTATAAAGAATGGCAGTCGAGTTATCTAAAGTTGGGTAACTTTTATCGTTTGTCTGCTGATGAAGTGCAGGTAACGAATGTGTCGTTTGCCCAAGAGTGTGACAAAACTGCTCATGTTTTGCGATCGCATCTCAACACCTGGCTACTTGCAACCGCATTTCGTCCTGTCCGGGAGAAATGGCTAGAAAGATTATTGCCCACAGACAATATCCGAGTCATATTACAAACAGAAAATCGAGAATTACAGCGTCTGCCCTGGCATCTTTGGGACGTGCTGGAACGCTACCCCAAGGCAGAAATTGCCCTAGCACCTCCGAGATACGAGCGCATCGCTACCAAGAAAACACACAATAATAAAGTAAATATTTTAGCCATCATCGGCAATAGTCAGGGAATCGATACTCAAGCAGACAAAGCTTTACTAGAGACCTTACCTGTAGCTGATGTTAGTTTTTTAGTAGAACCACAACGTCAGGAATTGAATGACTACCTGTGGCGAAAAAACTGGGATATTCTTTTTTTTGCCGGGCACAGTTCCAGTCAGGGAAACAATGGCATTGGCAGAATTTACCTTAATAAAACCGATAGCCTCACGATTGAGGAATTAAAATACGCCTTAAAAAAAGCCGTTGAACGGGGCTTGCAGCTAGCAATTTTTAACTCCTGTGATGGATTAGGAATAGCAGAACAATTAGCCGATCTACATATTCCCCAAATGATTGTCATGCGCGAACCAGTCCCGGACTTGGTAGCACAGGAGTTTTTAAAGTATTTTCTAGAAGGATTTGCTGGTGGTGAGCCTTTTTACCTGGCAGTGCGAGAAGCAAGGGAACACTTACAAGGACTAGAGGATAGGTTCCCCTGTGCAACTTGGCTACCTGTAATTTGTCAAAATCTTGCACAATTACCCCCCACTTGGGAAGGGATTACAGGCAGGGTTGCCCCAAAAAAAACAGTCCAACAGATTTCTGTTGCTTCTCATCTACGCAGATTTACACAGATATTATTTTATAGTGTAGCAATTACCGCAACAATCAGTGGGTTAAGAATTTTGGGAGTGCTGCAAGATTTGGAGTTACAAGCTTTTGATTGGATGATGCGATCGCGCTCCGTCCTCATCAGTGAAGACCCCGATCCACGCCTGCTACTGGTAACAATTAACGATGCCGACATTGCAGCCCAACGCCGCAAAGGCGAATCACTGAAGGGAACATCTCTGTCCGATCAATCTCTTCTGCGACTGCTAGAGAAACTTCAGCAGTACCAACCTCGAGCGATCGGCTTGGATATCTACCGTGATTTTCCTGCGGAATCTCCAGATTTAATCAATCGTCTTAAACAAACACCAAACTTAGTCGGTGTTTGTAAAGGTAGCGATGCAGCAGTCAATACCACTGGTATTGAACCACCACCGGAAATACCGAAATCCCGCTTGGGTTTCAGTGACTTCATCCACGATCCGGACGGAGTAGTGCGTCGGCATCTGCTGTTTATGAATCAAGAGGCAACATCACCCTGTCCAACTGACTATGCTCTCAGCTTGCAATTGGCATTTCGCTATTTGGAGGCTGAAGGAGTGAAACCAAAGTTTACTCCCAAGGGAGATTTACAGCTGGGCCGTACGATTTTCACACGTTTGCAGTCGCGAACTGGTGGCTATCAAAACATCGATGCCAACGGCGGTCAAATTTTTCTAAACTACCGTTCTGCAAAGCGAGTAGCCGAACAAGTGACGCTGACGCAACTTTTGTCTGCCCAGGTCAACCCCAACGCCATCAAAAATAGAATTGTTTTAATTGGTGTTGCCGCTAAAGGTGATTTTCCAGACTATTGGGCTACACCATACAGTGGTAAGTTAGACAACCAAATGCCGGGAGTCTTGTTACAAGCCCATATGGTCAGTCAGATTCTCAGTGCCGTCCTTGATGAACGTCCACTATTGCGGACATGGCGGCCGTTAGCAGAGGTGATGTGGATTGGGGTTTGGTCATTAGCAGGAGGATTGCTAGTTTGGCGAATACAATACCCATCTACACGCTTAGCAATCTTTATCGTTGTTTGCTCAGGAATTCTTTACATTTTCTGCTTAGGTTTATTTATCCAAGGATATTGGGTACCGTTCATACCATCAGCTTTGACCCTAGTGGGAACAGTTGGCATTACATCAATTCAAAACACCTTGCGGAAAACTGCTCCGCGTTTACAAAATAAGTCAATTGTTAATTATTAA